A single genomic interval of Stieleria maiorica harbors:
- a CDS encoding response regulator transcription factor, with translation MSLTSTNPVNELGAPDQASRLYIVDDETELLATLAESLRALGFSPRTFDRPEDLLQATSENEVGCVITDLRMPRIGGVELLKRLNERGTCLSVILLTAFADVPTAVDAMKLGAVSVVEKPFELQALADEIHAAMRSSEQAYIDRQELRSARQRLDHLTDEEKAVLDLAIEGRPNREIAQQLEISPRTVDRRRQSALRKLQADSVAEYAVLKTRARRA, from the coding sequence ATGTCGCTGACCAGCACGAATCCGGTGAACGAACTCGGTGCCCCCGATCAAGCAAGTCGACTGTACATCGTCGACGACGAAACCGAACTGCTCGCGACACTTGCCGAATCACTGCGGGCCCTGGGTTTTTCGCCCCGTACCTTCGACCGCCCCGAGGATCTGCTGCAGGCCACCTCGGAAAACGAAGTCGGCTGCGTGATCACCGACCTTCGCATGCCCCGAATCGGCGGCGTGGAACTGCTCAAACGACTCAACGAGCGCGGCACCTGTCTGTCCGTCATCCTGCTGACGGCCTTTGCCGATGTGCCGACGGCCGTCGATGCGATGAAACTGGGGGCCGTCAGTGTGGTCGAAAAACCCTTCGAACTGCAGGCGTTGGCGGACGAAATTCATGCCGCCATGCGCTCAAGTGAACAAGCGTACATAGATCGGCAGGAATTACGCTCGGCCCGACAGCGTCTGGATCATCTCACCGACGAAGAAAAAGCCGTCCTCGACCTGGCCATCGAGGGCCGCCCCAACCGCGAAATCGCTCAACAGCTGGAAATCAGCCCACGGACGGTCGACCGCAGACGCCAGTCCGCACTGCGAAAGCTCCAAGCCGACTCGGTCGCCGAATACGCCGTCTTGAAAACACGCGCCCGGCGGGCCTGA
- a CDS encoding TIGR03546 family protein — translation MVIFSLKLINNVRKAIAGRRYPHQLAGGVALGVLLGIIPHGNLLALIVLLALVCFKVNHALMGVVAIAASFLATRLDPYSHLVGEYMLTHPTGSEWAKQAWAFPVVPWTDLNNTVVLGSFVIGTASVLPIFALCLPLFRLVAPATVSAESVTDEADAPAETPAASATTSASNRRDDQHDTPTPQRSSAGMVPETDKAPDSVALMIDQQDAVPPPRFAAAQADTTTARRTRPATDPIDDLLATEPIFIPIETAHQHGDNAATDAASIAAGTDTADKIPSNEQMVSVHTRIDVIRMKDFHDDEAMPDGSHGGVADRASKPPTDEALNYLLRQLRHSQERKAAG, via the coding sequence ATGGTCATATTCTCGCTCAAGCTGATCAACAACGTCCGGAAAGCGATTGCGGGGCGACGCTACCCGCACCAATTGGCCGGCGGAGTTGCATTGGGCGTGCTGCTGGGAATCATCCCGCACGGCAACCTGCTGGCGCTGATCGTTTTGCTGGCCTTGGTGTGCTTTAAGGTCAACCATGCCCTGATGGGTGTGGTTGCGATCGCGGCTTCATTTCTGGCGACTCGACTGGATCCGTACTCGCATCTGGTCGGCGAGTACATGCTGACACACCCGACCGGCAGCGAGTGGGCCAAGCAGGCGTGGGCGTTCCCAGTGGTCCCGTGGACGGATCTGAACAACACCGTCGTGCTGGGCAGCTTTGTGATCGGGACTGCTTCGGTGCTTCCTATCTTCGCGCTGTGCTTGCCCCTGTTCCGCTTGGTCGCCCCGGCAACGGTGTCCGCGGAATCGGTGACCGACGAAGCCGACGCCCCGGCGGAAACTCCCGCGGCCTCGGCGACCACCTCTGCCAGCAATCGCCGCGACGACCAGCATGATACACCCACACCCCAGCGATCGTCCGCCGGGATGGTGCCCGAGACCGACAAGGCGCCCGACTCGGTCGCGCTGATGATCGACCAACAGGATGCGGTTCCGCCGCCGCGGTTTGCCGCCGCCCAAGCCGACACGACGACAGCGCGACGAACCCGTCCGGCGACCGATCCGATCGACGACCTGCTTGCCACCGAACCGATCTTTATCCCGATCGAAACGGCTCATCAGCACGGCGACAACGCGGCGACCGACGCGGCGTCGATCGCCGCTGGAACGGACACGGCGGACAAAATCCCCTCCAACGAACAAATGGTTTCCGTCCACACTCGGATCGACGTGATCCGAATGAAAGACTTCCACGACGACGAAGCAATGCCCGACGGGTCCCACGGTGGCGTCGCCGATCGCGCGAGCAAACCACCGACCGACGAAGCGCTCAACTATCTGCTTCGCCAATTGCGTCACTCTCAGGAAAGGAAAGCGGCAGGATGA
- a CDS encoding TIGR03545 family protein, which yields MIRWRFVVTRLLIVAAVLVLFGVGMGPVAKYVTVQGLQAATGAKVEIGAAHVKLFPPTIRYEDFHVADPRDAKAMRDAFRADTIELALDGDAILHRRWVAREGSITGLQIGAKRDTSGHLDQPQEDASPSMSDKPGVLAGLLGGITDQLGDQAEQAAKDLETVRRSEAIKTRWEREYDSLAKRAAALEQKVRDFKSNARDIDNPLRDWDKIGKTVSLADETRAELKSILAALDAVPDQFRADVASLQQAKQIDLDRIDQYIPGDLNESQNFGIDLISQAVQNQIATIRDYWEGGRTLANYTIVAPETERGRGIDIDLLGTTRQPSILVRRLKVQGLMRADGNAYSMTGTVENLTPDPQLLAEPLRAQLQLEGPQVVNVDYIRDRRNHSDIDRLTLHWPQSDASDVRLGDDGRAMVTLSGGRREVWVQMRSEGDQVQGRLVSKQTGVRLELDVDSKYESLSATQALRESLAAVDTVTIDAGFEGRWERLTMNMDTNLGDILRDAADTAIKQQLAASKQQMKQKLQQTFDQEQAKLVGWFNQQQVAAQSLTAKADGLLEDLGKQLLDGVDSSEVTIGRMNDFLKGRFR from the coding sequence ATGATTCGCTGGCGATTTGTAGTAACACGACTGTTGATCGTTGCGGCTGTACTGGTGCTGTTCGGCGTCGGCATGGGGCCGGTCGCCAAGTACGTGACCGTCCAAGGCTTGCAGGCCGCGACGGGCGCGAAGGTGGAGATCGGGGCGGCGCACGTCAAACTGTTTCCACCGACGATTCGGTACGAAGACTTTCACGTCGCCGACCCCCGCGATGCCAAAGCGATGCGCGACGCCTTTCGCGCCGACACGATCGAATTGGCGCTCGACGGCGATGCGATCCTGCACCGTCGCTGGGTCGCCCGCGAGGGCAGCATCACGGGCCTGCAAATCGGCGCCAAACGAGACACCAGCGGACACCTGGATCAGCCACAGGAAGACGCCTCACCGAGCATGTCCGACAAGCCCGGTGTGCTGGCAGGTCTGCTCGGCGGCATCACCGATCAACTGGGCGACCAGGCCGAACAGGCGGCCAAAGATTTAGAAACCGTGCGCCGCAGCGAAGCGATCAAAACCCGCTGGGAACGTGAATACGACTCGCTTGCCAAACGTGCCGCCGCACTGGAACAAAAGGTCCGCGATTTCAAATCCAACGCGCGTGACATCGATAACCCGCTTCGCGATTGGGACAAAATCGGCAAGACCGTCTCTCTGGCCGATGAAACGCGTGCCGAACTGAAGTCCATCCTGGCAGCACTGGACGCCGTCCCGGATCAGTTCCGAGCCGACGTCGCGTCGTTGCAACAAGCCAAACAAATCGACCTGGACCGCATCGATCAATACATCCCCGGCGATCTCAACGAGTCTCAGAACTTCGGCATCGACCTGATCAGCCAGGCGGTGCAAAACCAGATCGCCACGATCCGCGACTACTGGGAAGGCGGACGGACGTTGGCCAATTACACGATCGTCGCGCCGGAAACGGAACGTGGACGCGGGATCGACATCGACTTGCTCGGCACCACACGACAACCGAGCATCTTGGTTCGCCGCTTGAAAGTCCAAGGCTTGATGCGCGCCGATGGCAACGCCTACTCAATGACCGGGACCGTCGAAAACCTGACGCCGGATCCACAGTTGTTGGCCGAACCGCTGCGGGCACAATTGCAACTCGAAGGCCCACAAGTTGTCAACGTCGACTACATCCGAGACCGGCGCAACCACTCGGACATCGATCGATTGACATTGCACTGGCCACAATCCGACGCGTCGGATGTCCGGCTCGGCGACGACGGCCGCGCGATGGTGACACTCAGCGGAGGCCGACGCGAGGTCTGGGTTCAAATGCGCAGCGAAGGCGACCAGGTCCAAGGCCGCTTGGTCAGCAAACAGACCGGTGTCCGATTGGAACTGGATGTCGATTCCAAATACGAATCGCTCTCGGCCACCCAAGCCTTGCGCGAAAGCTTGGCCGCCGTCGACACCGTGACCATCGACGCCGGATTCGAAGGCCGATGGGAACGCTTGACCATGAACATGGACACCAACCTGGGTGACATCCTGCGTGACGCCGCCGATACCGCCATCAAGCAACAACTCGCCGCGTCGAAACAGCAGATGAAACAAAAACTGCAGCAGACGTTCGATCAGGAACAAGCCAAACTGGTCGGCTGGTTCAACCAACAACAAGTCGCGGCGCAATCGTTGACCGCCAAGGCCGATGGGCTGCTGGAGGACCTGGGCAAACAACTGCTCGACGGCGTCGACTCGTCCGAAGTCACCATCGGACGCATGAATGATTTTCTCAAGGGCCGGTTCCGTTGA
- the rsmH gene encoding 16S rRNA (cytosine(1402)-N(4))-methyltransferase RsmH: protein MTEPSDNRPCHVSVMPAEIVHWVSECSPNVVVDGTYGAGGHSRLLLDVVGEGGLVIGLDRDPAVLARVESEPAVDRLSVFLGSYEKTAAALQASGLEYADAMVLDLGLSSDQLADRDRGFSFQHDGPLDLRFDPENGIPASEWLARNGEKAIADAIYQFGEERFSRRIAREIVARAKRREPVRTVAELVEICRRCVPRGKHHDIHPATRTFQALRIAVNEELDILSRTLQQAPEWLSSGGRIAVISFHSLEDRIVKNAFRDDDRWNVLTKKPLRPSEEEVAENARARSAKLRVAERI from the coding sequence GTGACTGAGCCAAGCGACAACCGTCCCTGTCATGTTTCGGTGATGCCCGCGGAGATCGTTCACTGGGTCAGCGAGTGTTCGCCGAACGTGGTGGTCGATGGGACGTATGGGGCCGGTGGTCATTCGCGTCTGTTGTTGGATGTGGTCGGCGAGGGTGGCTTGGTGATCGGGCTCGATCGCGATCCGGCGGTGCTCGCCCGCGTCGAATCCGAACCAGCGGTGGATCGGTTGTCGGTGTTTTTGGGCAGCTATGAAAAGACCGCTGCGGCGCTCCAGGCCAGCGGGTTGGAGTATGCCGATGCGATGGTCTTGGACCTCGGTTTGTCGAGTGACCAGTTGGCTGATCGCGATCGCGGATTCAGTTTCCAGCACGACGGTCCGCTGGACCTGCGGTTCGATCCGGAGAACGGGATCCCGGCGAGTGAATGGCTCGCCAGGAACGGCGAAAAAGCGATCGCCGATGCGATCTATCAGTTCGGTGAAGAGCGATTCAGTCGGCGGATCGCCAGGGAGATCGTTGCCCGGGCGAAGCGTCGCGAGCCGGTGCGAACGGTTGCCGAACTGGTCGAGATTTGTCGTCGTTGTGTCCCGCGTGGCAAGCACCACGACATCCATCCGGCGACGCGGACGTTTCAGGCGTTACGGATCGCGGTCAACGAGGAATTGGACATCCTGTCACGGACACTGCAGCAGGCGCCGGAGTGGTTGTCATCTGGCGGACGGATCGCCGTGATCAGTTTTCATTCGCTGGAGGATCGGATCGTCAAGAACGCGTTTCGTGATGACGATCGCTGGAACGTGTTGACCAAGAAGCCACTTCGGCCGAGTGAGGAAGAGGTCGCGGAAAATGCGCGAGCCCGCAGTGCAAAGCTGCGTGTGGCCGAGCGGATCTAG